From Streptosporangium album, the proteins below share one genomic window:
- the folE gene encoding GTP cyclohydrolase I FolE, whose protein sequence is MSVKPLEVDSARIEKAVREILIAIGEDPDRDGLQETPARVARAYAEQFAGLGQTPEDVLTTVFDVDHDEMVLVRDIEVYSTCEHHLVPFHGVAHVGYIPNEKGQVTGLSKLARLIDVYARRPQVQERMTSQVADALMRVLEPRGVIVVVECEHLCMTMRGVRKPGAKTITSAVRGDFRKSDKTRAEAMALILR, encoded by the coding sequence GTGAGTGTGAAGCCGTTAGAGGTCGACTCGGCCCGGATCGAGAAGGCCGTTCGCGAGATCCTGATCGCGATCGGTGAGGATCCGGACCGGGACGGCCTGCAGGAAACCCCGGCCCGCGTCGCCCGCGCCTACGCGGAGCAGTTCGCCGGGCTGGGGCAGACCCCGGAAGACGTGCTGACCACGGTCTTCGACGTCGATCACGACGAGATGGTGCTCGTCCGCGACATCGAGGTCTACTCCACCTGTGAGCATCACCTGGTGCCGTTCCACGGTGTCGCCCACGTCGGCTACATCCCGAACGAGAAGGGTCAGGTCACCGGCCTGTCCAAGCTCGCCCGCCTCATCGACGTCTACGCCCGCCGTCCTCAGGTGCAGGAGCGGATGACCTCCCAGGTCGCCGACGCGCTCATGAGGGTGCTGGAGCCCCGGGGTGTCATCGTCGTGGTCGAGTGCGAGCACCTCTGCATGACCATGCGCGGTGTCCGCAAGCCCGGCGCCAAGACCATCACCTCGGCCGTGCGCGGTGATTTCCGCAAGAGCGACAAGACCCGCGCCGAAGCGATGGCGCTCATCCTCCGCTGA
- the ftsH gene encoding ATP-dependent zinc metalloprotease FtsH, giving the protein MDLKRFTRGPLLWILGIVVLLLLVTTMWSGDGNYEKTDTSKIVSLIEEGKVSNATIIDKDQRIQVTTTDGKRYYSSWVAGQGVQLADRLQAAAKAEKLSKGYTVDVPRENFLIGLLVSFLPIVIIVLIFLFVMNQMQGGGSRVMNFGKSKAKLITKDTPKTTFADVAGADEAIEELQEIKEFLQAPAKFQAIGAKIPKGVLLYGPPGTGKTLLARAVAGEAGVPFYSISGSDFVEMFVGVGASRVRDLFEQAKTNAPAIIFIDEIDAVGRHRGAGLGGGHDEREQTLNQLLVEMDGFDVKGGVILIAATNRPDILDPALLRPGRFDRQVTVDRPDLEGRKGILRVHGRGKPFAEGVDLDVIARRTPGFTGADLANVINEAALLTARADQKLISMEMLEESIDRVMAGPERKSRVMSDQEKKIIAYHEGGHALVAHALPNSDPVHKITILSRGRALGYTMTLPMEDKFLATRSEMLDQLAMLLGGRTAEELVFHEPTTGASNDIEKATSIARRMVTEYGMSEQLGARKFGSGNAEVFLGREMGHERDYSEKVASTIDEEVRRLIESGHDQAWEILVEYRDVLDNLVLELMEKETLSRDQVLQIFAPVVVREKRPSYSGYGKRLPSDRPPILTPKEQSGNGALPAGTGHVDSVPRDGN; this is encoded by the coding sequence CGGCGACGGCAACTACGAGAAGACCGACACCTCGAAGATCGTCAGTTTGATCGAAGAGGGCAAGGTCTCCAACGCCACGATCATCGACAAGGACCAGCGCATCCAGGTCACCACGACCGACGGCAAGCGCTACTACTCCTCGTGGGTGGCGGGTCAGGGCGTTCAGCTCGCCGACCGGCTCCAGGCCGCCGCCAAGGCGGAGAAGCTGAGCAAGGGCTACACCGTCGACGTGCCGAGGGAGAACTTCCTCATCGGCCTCCTGGTGAGCTTCCTGCCGATCGTCATCATCGTGCTGATCTTCCTGTTCGTCATGAACCAGATGCAGGGCGGCGGCTCCCGAGTGATGAACTTCGGGAAGTCGAAGGCCAAGCTCATCACCAAGGACACGCCGAAGACCACCTTCGCCGACGTCGCGGGCGCCGACGAGGCCATCGAGGAGCTCCAGGAGATCAAGGAGTTCCTGCAGGCCCCGGCCAAGTTCCAGGCGATCGGTGCGAAGATTCCCAAGGGCGTCCTGCTCTACGGCCCGCCGGGAACCGGCAAGACCCTGCTCGCCAGGGCCGTCGCCGGTGAGGCCGGTGTGCCGTTCTACTCGATCTCCGGCTCCGACTTCGTCGAGATGTTCGTCGGCGTCGGCGCCTCGCGTGTCCGCGACCTGTTCGAGCAGGCCAAGACGAACGCGCCGGCGATCATCTTCATCGACGAGATCGACGCGGTGGGCCGCCACCGCGGCGCCGGTCTCGGCGGCGGGCACGACGAGCGCGAGCAGACGCTGAACCAGCTCCTCGTCGAGATGGACGGCTTCGACGTGAAGGGCGGCGTGATCCTGATCGCCGCGACCAACCGGCCCGACATCCTGGACCCGGCGCTGCTCCGCCCGGGCCGCTTCGACCGGCAGGTCACCGTCGACCGCCCCGACCTGGAGGGCCGCAAGGGCATCCTCCGGGTGCACGGCCGCGGCAAGCCGTTCGCCGAGGGCGTCGACCTCGACGTCATCGCCCGCCGGACGCCCGGCTTCACCGGTGCGGACCTGGCCAACGTGATCAACGAGGCCGCGCTGCTCACCGCCCGTGCGGACCAGAAGCTGATCTCGATGGAGATGCTCGAGGAGTCGATCGACCGGGTGATGGCGGGGCCGGAGCGCAAGTCCCGCGTCATGTCGGACCAGGAGAAGAAGATCATCGCGTACCACGAGGGCGGTCACGCCCTGGTCGCCCACGCGCTGCCCAACTCCGACCCGGTTCACAAGATCACGATTCTGTCCCGCGGCCGCGCCCTCGGTTACACGATGACGCTGCCGATGGAGGACAAGTTCCTGGCGACCCGCTCGGAGATGCTGGACCAGCTCGCGATGCTGCTGGGCGGCCGGACGGCGGAGGAGCTCGTCTTCCACGAGCCCACCACCGGTGCCTCCAACGACATCGAGAAGGCCACCTCCATCGCCCGCCGCATGGTCACCGAGTACGGCATGAGCGAGCAGCTCGGCGCCCGTAAGTTCGGCAGCGGCAACGCCGAGGTCTTCCTCGGCCGTGAGATGGGCCACGAGCGCGACTACTCCGAGAAGGTCGCCTCAACGATCGACGAGGAGGTGCGCCGGCTGATCGAGTCCGGCCACGACCAGGCCTGGGAGATCCTCGTCGAATACCGTGACGTCCTGGACAACCTCGTGCTGGAGCTCATGGAGAAGGAGACGCTCTCCCGCGACCAGGTGCTGCAGATCTTCGCGCCGGTGGTCGTCAGGGAGAAGCGCCCCTCCTACTCCGGTTACGGCAAGCGGCTCCCCTCGGACCGCCCGCCGATCCTGACCCCGAAGGAGCAGTCCGGCAACGGCGCGCTCCCCGCGGGTACGGGCCACGTGGACTCCGTGCCCAGGGACGGTAACTGA